The DNA region TCTTATTTCTAGCTTTATCGGCAGGCACATCAGTAGGTTCTTCTACATCCGCGGCCTTTACAACTTCTTTTGCCTCTTTTTGTTCGATAAAATATTTGTATTTTTCGCAAATTTCGTCTGCTGGTCCCACTTCTCTCAGAATGCCTTTTTCAATCCAGACTGCACGACTGCAAAAATTACGGATCGCGCTTAAGCTGTGACTCACAAACAGAATGGTAGCTCCGCTTTGTACCATTTCCTTCATTTTCTCATAACATTTTTCCTGAAAAAACATATCCCCTACAGCCAGCGCCTCGTCCACAATCAATATATCCGGCTCAACATTGATGGCTACTGCAAATGCCAATCTGGCAAACATACCGCTTGAATAAGTTTTTACGGGCTGGTAAACAAATTCCCCAATATCAGCAAAGTCGAGAATTTGCTGCAGCTTCTTATCAATCTCGTCCTTGCTCAGATTCATCATGCTTCCGTTCAAATAAATATTTTCAATACCTGTGAGTTCCTGGTTAAACCCCGCACCCAGTTCCAAAAGCGCGGATATTTTACCAAGAACGCTCACTGTACCATTCGTTGGATTCAATAGCCCGGTAATAATTTTTAGAATCGTTGATTTACCAGAACCATTTGTACCGAGTATACCTACAATTTCCTTTTTTCTGACCTGAAATGAGACATTGTCAAGAGCAGCATAATCGTTATGGTATTTCTTTTTCATCGGATGCAATGCTTCTTTAAGCCGGTCAGCAGGCTTGGCATATAATTTGTATACTTTGCTGATATTTTTTACATCAATGACAATTTCAGCACTCATCTTAACACTCCATCCTTATAAAACGTCAGCAAAATGAGGTTTTAATTTTTTGTAGAACAATGCTCCGACCACAAAAATGATAAAGGAAACACACCAGAAGTATAGCGTCATCTCGGGTTTTTGCCAGAACCATACTTCACCTACTAGCGAGTCCCTGTATCCTTCAACAATGTAATACATAGGGTTCAGTTTCAATAAAGTCAAATATTTGGCCGGAAACAAAGAAGGTTGCCACAAAATAGGAGACAGCCATATTCCAAATTGCAATATGATAGCCACGATTTGGTTCAAATCCCGAAAAAAAATGACGCAGGAGGCCGTAATGTAAGACAAGCCCAGTAATAAAAAGCAAAGTGCAAAAAGATAATAAAGCAGTTGCACAATATAGATAGTCGGCTCATAACCATACAGGAAATACACATACAATAAAAAAGCCATAAAAAATATGTGTACAAACAGAGCCGAAATAATTTTGATACTTGGTAAAATACTGACTTTAAACACAACTTTTTTTACCAAATAACTGTATTCAATCAAGCTGTTGGTCGAATTGCCAAGGGCCTCGGAAAAAAAGAACCATGGAATAAGACCACACATCAACCATAAAAGATACGGGATATTGTCAAGCGGAACTACACGGAATCCAATTTCGAAAATAAACCAGTATACGAGAATCGTCATCAAAGGTTGGACAAAAGCCCACAAAATCCCAAGTTGAGAATTGGCATATTTAACCCAAAAATCATTTTTAGCCAATCTTAAAACAAGACCTCTGGAATTATAAAATTCTTTAAAAAGAGTTAAAATCTTAATCACTTCTTTCGCATGATATCATCCAATCATCTTATAGGTGGACATCATATAATGTAAGACCTTGGCGATATTTCCTTTTTCATCACAAAGACCAATATCTACTTTTTTGAAAGACTTAATTTAGGTAGCACCGCTCGCCATAAGAGGCTCTGATAAGGAAAATAGGGGAAGCAATCATTATAAAAAAGCTCATACAGCCAACAAACATAAAAAGGATCCCAAAATAGACATTTTCCTTTTTCCATTCTGAAAAAGATCGGTGCAAAAATGTTAACACCCAGCAGAATAGCCAGAATAAGCAGCAAATACTTTTGCTCGATCAACGCTCCTTTAAGATTATGGGCATACTCTTTAAATCTTTGCAGTAATGATGCATGATAATCGATCGCTTCAGATCGTTTTTTATTGTCCGGAGTTAATAATCATAATTGCAAATCCAAGAAAGACGCCTATGCCGCCTGTATAGAACCATTTGGGTAATTTTCCAAACTTAAACCATACCAATCAGTCAATTACCTTTCAGCAGTGACTTTTCTACAACCAGATAGCTTTAAGGGAATAAAAAAGCATAATAAATACAGTTGTCCATAAGTAGTTGACAGAGCCTATTAACCAGATTGAAGTTCCTCCGAAGTTTGACAGTCCGAACCAGCACAAAATAACTACGCAAGTAAAGATACACATCTTGCATACTGTTCATCATTCTTAAACGCACCAAATACAAAATTGTTCCTATCAGCAACACCATCATGATGGCATTCATGATATTAAAGATCGGTTTTGCCAGTAGCAAAAAAGCTGCCCAAAGAAGTGTGCAACTAACCGACCACCCCAGGTAAAATAATGTATATGCAAGGATTGAAATATATTTATTAAACTTGTTACTTTGATATCCGTTTTCAAATAAAGCTATACGCAAAGTCATACGCAAACAATGGTTCATTTAAAACATAAAAACAAGCGAGTAACAGGTCCCTATTATACCTGAGATTCAAATTTACTTTTTGGACATAATATTAATTTCACCCTGATTGTAAAATTTAATCATATTAAAGGCGTCCACCGATGACAGCAAACGTAATAGCATCTTCCAGATCATTAATCTGTATTATTCCAAGCCTGCTGATTAGCCAAAAATAAATTAAATGACCACCTGCTCTGCTCAAAGCAGGTGGATTTAGACATCAATGTTGACGACCATTCCGTAAAGAGTGAAGCTCTTCTGGCGGAGCCTTCGCTCAAGTGTACTTCAACTTCAACACGGATACTCGTCCTCAAGCGGGCATGTCAATAACAGGTGAAATGTTCTGTTCCCACATTTCCCCGCAAACCCCCTATTCCTCTTGCCTGCAATTAAACTATGGCTTAATATTAATTCCATTACTAAAAAGCTCATCACCCCATTTATACAAAGGACGACCAAAATCTGATTTTTCATGAACAGCCTTCCCTTTTCTTTCATTCCACTTTATTTCCCATAAGATTCGTATGGAAAATAATTAGTATAATACTCACATGTTTCTTCTCAATGCTGAATCGACAGGGATTTCCCATAATGTCGGCAATAAAACAATGTAACTATACTACTGTCTTCCGTAAATGAAGGCTCTCTTGAATCCAATGAATCCAATCCTCTATATCTAATACTTGCATTAGTCTCCATAACATAACAATATCTCTTCTTTCAGGCACGAAATATTTTCTGAAGTTGAACAGTTGCCGGGAGGTGCGTAAGGCTGCTGGTCCTCCTTGGTTATATAGGCATCAAACAGTTGAATTTTAACTATATCAACCTTCTAAGAATCATTAGAGTTTATAAACTCTCTTATTCCCCCTATATATTGCTCATCAGCGTCGACGCAAAATATCCATTCAGGAAAATAACATGAAGATAACTTTAGAAGATCATTGTGATGTTCTGTTTCACTTTTTAGTCGTTCCTCAGGATTTTCTCCCAATGTAAATTTCCAATTACTGCAATAAACTTCTCATAATTCTTTAAAATTTCAAAAGTGTTATCCGTACTTGCATCACCAAATAATACCATCTGCAAATTCACTCAAGTGATCTAATGTAACTTTAAGAATTAGAGATTCATTCTTATACGCAACACTACTAAAAGCTTGTAATTTTTATTTTTCTATACTCAAAATAGTATATTTTTCCTTTTTTAAAATGTTAGAAAACCAATTTAATAATTCTATGAATATTTATTCCTCATCACTCCATTTATAATTGGAATACAGGTTTATTCCTTTTTGTATCTGTATGAAATTTACCAATTTATAATTGAGTAAGGATAATTCATCATATAAATCAAGACCACAAATTACTTTCCTATAATTAAAAATGATTCCATTTTTTAAGAGATTAGGAAAAATAACGCTATTTATAGTTAATAAAAGTTATTAATTGTACAGTTGTAATAATTATTATGTTAAAATACTAACAGTAACTACAAGAAAAGGAGATTGCGAACCTTGTCGAATCCAGTATACGGTAAACAAATCAAAACGTCGAGCAAAGCAGTTGCAGGTTTGGCTTCGCCCCTGCAATGGACTCTGACCATAGGACTCATCTTATTTTTACTCTGGTCCGCTTTCCAAGTTGCGTTATTTAACGGACAAACGCTTCAATTTGAAGGACCCATTTATTGGGCGATTGCAATTACAACCCTCCTATTCACTATGTGGGTTGCTGTCTACTTCAAGCAGATTAAGTTAGAAACTCAGCAAGATTGTCTTAAGATCGCGGTGATATTGTTGCCACTTACCTATGTCCTGTCACTCATCAGTGCAGCATCTGAATATTTGGCAGTCAACATGATCCTCATCCAATGCATGTATGCAATGATCTTTGTAATGGCTATGTACCTGCTCCAAAACAACAAAATCAATCATATCATACAATCCTCCTTGATAGGAATTGCATATGTTATTGTCGGATTTGGGTTGTTAAACTGGCTGGGGGCCTTCAGTTTCGCAGGCAAGCTTGTCGGGTGGTTCTCGGCCGGTGTCGTGAATGGAGTCTATAACCAAGCCATCTGGAATGATTCCAACGGTCCACGGCTTGCATCGGTGTTTCAGTATCCCAATACATACGCCGCTTTTCTGATTCCATTTTTGTTTATTACCATTTTTAGTATGATTCGTTCCAAAAAAGTGTACATGCAGCTACTTCATGGATTTATGCTTGTGCCAATCATCCTGTCGTTGCTGCTGACGCTCTCCCGTACGGGGCTTGTCATGCTGCCAATTGTGTTTGTCATTTTGTTGCTCCTGTTGAAACCTGCAAAGCAAATTTTGTGGTTTATCTATTGTGGAGTAGCAGGAATCGGTACAATTATCGTTTTAAATCCGATAAATACAGCTGGACTGGAATTACAAAAGCAATACTCTGGCTCACTCGCAGCCAAGGGTTGGATTTACCTGATTGCTGCATCCGTAGTTGTGACATTGTTATGTTGGGTTATCCAGCGCTGGGTTGCGCCTCGCCTTGAAGGCAAGCTTCAATCCTGGTCAGATCGGAAAGGATCCAGTTTATGGATTCCACTAGGCTCCGTCGTTCTCACCGTCATTGTTGCCGTGCTTCTGCTCGGTACCAGCGTGCGCAACATTTTGCCAGACAGCATTAGTACCCGGCTTGAAAATATCAATTTCCAACAGCACAGTGTGCTGGAGCGGATTACCTTTTATAAAGATGCCATGAAGCTCGTCGCTGACTATCCAATAATTGGAGCAGGCGGTGGTGCGTGGACCTCTTTGTATGAAAAATACCAGAACAATCCTTATATCAGTGCTCAGGCCCACAACTTCTTCATGCAATACCTGGTTGAGGTTGGGATTATTGGATTTGTTGTGTTTATGGCATTCATTCTCTTTGTTTTCTATCAATATGTTCGTGCCTATGTAGTAAGGAGTGAGGAAGAACGCGAATCTCATTTCGTGTACTTCATTCTGTCCATGTCCATTCTGGTACTAAGTATCCTTGATTTCAATATGAGTTATGTCTTTATTGGAATTCTTGTTTTCCTTGGTCTCGGTGGAATGGCTGCTGCGATGGATCCTAAGCCGATGCGTCGCTTGAAGCTTAGTGACTCTACAGCACGAGGAATCTACAGTGTGATTGCAGGAGTAGCTGTAATCATTCTGCTAATTGTATCTGTTCGTTTTCTACAAGCCAATCATTATGCCTATAAAGCTAAAGAGGTAGCTCAAACTAGCCAGGACTTTCAGGAGATCAAAGCTCCACTGGACAAGGACTTATCTATTCGCAGTACACATTTTGATTCATTACTGATGCTTTCTTCCCTCTATCAACAGGGCTATGAACAGACAAAGGATGATCAGTTCTATACTGCATCCGTTCAATTGCTCCAGCGTGGTCTTGAAGCAGAGCCATTCAATAAGAGCATGGTGAAGCAACTCATCAGTCTGTACGAATTGAAGGGTGAGGCTGACCAAGCCTATACTCTCCAAAAAGAGTACGCCGACAATTATGCCTGGGATATGAGCTGGTATGAACAGTTGATCAGTCGATCCTTCGATCTTGGGTATCAGGCAGTTGGACAAGGGGATACAGCTAAGAAAGAATCGTACTTCGCTTCGGGTCTGGATGCTTATCAGCACGTTGTAGACGGAATTGCACATCTGAAGACTCTGCCTGAAGGACAAATGCAGGGAGAAGCTTTTGAGCTGACTCCAACGATGATCCTCAATTCAGGGAAAATGAAATATATGTTAAACGACGCGGCCGGAGCCGCTGCCATCCTGAAAGGCGGGATAGCGGAGGATCTAACCGATGCAACCAACCGTGAAATTGCAAGGTGGTATCTTGCCGTGCTGGCGAAGGAAGGACAACAGGATCAAGCTGTATATGATAAACTGATTGCTGTTGCACCGACCGAGGCAGATGAAATTAAAAAGATCTCAGAATTAAATTTTTAATATGTTTTATAGTTAATAGTTTCATATCATCACAATTTTTATACACAGCAAAAAGGTTTGCCTTCAGCTAAAATGTACCCTATAAGATGGACACTTTAAAAAGGTCATCTTATAGGGTCTTTTTTGTGTACAATGAATAAAAAACGAGCGGTGGTCAAAGTGGATGTCTAAAAAGTTATTTACAACTCAAGAGCAAGCTCAGTTAAGAACAAATCCCTATGTGAAAAATGTCAGTGCTAAAGCCATTACATATACGGATGCTTTTAAAGAACGATTTATTCAAGAGTATAATCAAGGTAAGTTTCCAAGTGAGATTTTTCAGGAGGCGGGCTTTGCCATTGACGTTTTGGGGGCAACCCGGATTCGAAAGGCTTCCAATCGATGGCGTGCGGCTTTTCAGGAACAAGGACCTGCAGGATTAACAGACGCTAGAAAACACGCCTCAGGACGTCCTCTGACCCGCGAATTAAGTCTCGAAGAAAAATATGCCCGTTTAGAAGCGAAAATGAAATGGCTTGAAGCGGAGAATGAATTCTTAAAAAAGCTCGATCAACTCGAAAGGCAGATGAGAAAAAAGAAATTCAATTAAGTACGTGGCAAAAATTCGAACTGATTCAACAGATGATGAGGGCATACCCTCTCCAGCGAAAGGTGCATGTTCTATGTGAAATCGCCGGGGTCTCACGTTCGGGCTACTATCGATATCGTAGTGAAAATGCTCAATTACATCGTCAAAAACAGGAACAAAACGATGAAAACGTCAAAGCGATTCTTCTGAAAGCCTACCGTTACCGGGGAAGGAAGAAGGGAGCTCGTCAAATCAAAATGACGCTGGAGAACCAATATGGAGTTACATACAACCTCAAGCGTATCCGTCGAGTCATGCAAAAGTACAACATCGTTTGTCCGATTCGAAAAGCCAATCCTGCACGACGTATGGCCAAAGCCACTCAAGAGCATCGAACCTGTCCCAACACGTTAAAGCGAGCCTTTAAGCCAGGGGTCGCCGGTCAAGTTCTCTTAACCGACATCACGTATTTAACCTATGGGAAAAACAAGCGGGCCTATCTGTCCACGATAAAAGACGCCGAAACGAATGAAATTTTAGCCTATGAAGTCTCTGCTTCACTTGGTTTGGACATTGCGATCGACACGTTGAAACAACTCAAGAAACATCGCCATCTCACCTCGGATGCCTTGATTCATTCGGATCAAGGATTTCACTACACCAATCCGAAGTTCCAAAAGCTTGTGAAAGAAATGGGGCTAAGTCAATCCATGTCACGTAGAGGAAACTGTTGGGATAACGCTCCACAAGAATCATTCTTTGGGCATTTTAAAGATGAAACGAATTTCAAAACGTGTATGACTTTGGAAGAAGTTACGCAAGAAGTGAAAAGCTACATGATCTATTACAATCATTATCGAGGTCAATGGAACTTAAAGAAGCTGCCGCCTGCGCGTTACAGGCAGCAGCTTGAGGTGGCCTAACCTTTTTTTAATTGTCCTTTACAAGGGGTACATTTTAAGCAAAGGCAGACCTTTTTTTGCTTTGAAACCTAATTCCTATACTTTGCAATTAATTCGATGAAACAACTTTCTTTAAATAGTTCAACAAATCTTCCCGTAGATCATCATGCTGAAGCGCATAATGAATCGTTGTCTCAATAAAGCCCAGTTTCTCTCCCACATCATGACGAAGGCCGTCAAAGTGGTACGCCAATATCCTTCTCTGTTCATTCAGACGGGACAAGGCATCCGTTAACTGGATTTCTCCACCAACACCTGCCGATTGCTGGCCAAGGATCTCAAATATGTCTGGGGTAAGAATATATCGCCCCATAATGGCCAGATTCGAAGGAGCATCTTCAGGCTTTGGCTTTTCAACCAAACGCTTCGATCGGAATACTCGTTCATCGGTTTTTAGAATCTGCTCACCGTCCACAATCCCGTAGCGGGATACCTCCTTCCAATCTACCGGCTGCACACCTACGATTGGGGATTGGTATTCGTCGAACACTTCGATCATCTGCTGCAGGCAAGGCGTTTCTGCCTCTACGATATCGTCCCCAAGCAGAACAGCAAAAGGCTCATCCCCAATAAACTTGCGGGCACACCAGATAGCGTGTCCAAGACCCTTGGGTTCTTTTTGACGGATATAATGGATGTCTGCCATCTCAGAGGGCTTGCGAACTTCATTCAGCAGATCCCATTTCTGTTTACCAGCCAGGTTCTGCTCCAGCTCAAATGAATAGTCAAAATGATCCTCGATGGCCCGTTTACCTTTACCTGTTACGATAATGATATCCTCAATGCCTGAAGCCACAGCTTCTTCAATAATGTACTGTATCGTCGGCTTATCAACGATGGGCAGCATTTCCTTGGGCATCGCCTTCGTGGCAGGCAGAAACCGGGTACCGAGCCCGGCCGCTGGAATAATTGCTTTGCGAATACGCACGCTAGATCCGCCCCTTCTGGTGGAGAAATAATTATATATTAGATGAATCGTAGACTAATTTGGCTAGACTTCATTATACCATCAACAGCTCCCGGATATCCTGCTCGGATAAGGTGGTCGATCCCCCATCCCCCGGTTCAATCACTTCGGCAATCAAATCTTTTTTGCGCTGCTGCAGCTCCAGAATCTTCTCCTCAATGGTACCTTCCGTAACGAGACGAATAACCTGTACCACTTGTTTCTGTCCCATCCGATGGGCGCGTCCGATGGCCTGTTCTTCCACGGCGGGATTCCACCACAAATCATATAAAATAACCGTATCTGCACCCGTTAAGTTCAATCCGGTACCGCCAGCTTTCAAGGAGATCAGGAACAACTCAGCCTCACCCTCATTGAATCTGTGGCACATATCCACCCGACTCTGTGCAGGTGTCTGACCATCCAGGTAGAACAAATCTCTTCCCTGCGCTGCCAACGTCTGTCGGATCAGATTCAGCATGCTTGCGAACTGGGAGAAGATGAGAATACGTTTGCCAGCAGCCAGACAATCCTGAACCGTCTCCAGTAGTTGTTCCATTTTCCCGGAATCTCCCTGATAACCTTCCACAAAAAGGGCTGGATGACAGCACAATTGGCGCAGGCGTGTAATGCCAGCCAGAATTTTGATGCGGTTCTTCTGAAAACCATTCTCTTCCATATCCCTGGATGTCTCATCCTGAAGCTGGGTCAGGTAGGCAGCATACAGTTTTTTCTGCTCAACTGTTAGCTCGGAGCGCTGTACCGTTTCAATACGATCCGGCAATTCCTCCAGCACATCTTTCTTCAGACGACGGAGAATAAACGGACGGACCATTCGTGCGATTCGCTCAGGTGGCAGATCCCGGAATCTGCGATAGCTTGGGAACAGTCCTGGAAAAATCGCTTCAAAGATCGACCACAGCTCATCCAATGAGTTCTCCACAGGTGTTCCTGTAAGAGCGAAGCGACGTGGTGCCTGAATCTGTTTAACGGCCTGAGCTGTCTGGGAAGAAGAATTCTTGATCGCCTGGGCTTCATCCAAAATAAGCGTATGAAACGTTCTTCCGAGATATGTGTCCAGATCGCGGCGCAATAGCGGGTAGGAAGTCACAATAACGTCTGCGTCATCCATACCTTCGAGCATACTGGCTCGTTCGTCTTTTTGACCCGCTGCAATGAGGACTCGCAAATGCGGAGCAAATCGGGCAAATTCATTGGCCCAGTTGTAGGTCAACGAAGCAGGCGCTACGACAAGTACCGGAGGATGGACAGCGCGGCTTCGGATTGATAATCCATCCTGTAATGTACCTGAGGCAGTAAAGAGACTCCCAACCCCTTCCAAAGGCGCCTCATTCAATGGCAGCCCGGTTACAGGATCAATTCCAGAATAAGCAGCATCTGAAAGTCCCTCTGCCCGTAATACGTTCTTCCCATAAACATCTACGCCGTCATAACCTCCGTTTAAAATCGGCTTTTCTTTCAGTTCAGCTGCAATATAAGCGATACTTTGCAGCGTTTTGCCAAGCCCCATATCATCGGCCAAAATGCCGCCAAATCGGTAAAATGCAAGTGTACGCAGCCACTGGTATCCACTGGCCTGATAATCACGCAACACAGGAGCAAGAGCATCTGGCAATGCAAAATCCATTCGTTCGGGATCACGAAGATCATCCAGGAAACGTTTCAGGGAACCTCCCCATTTCACATGTCCCGAAACCTCGTCCCGGCCAGGAAGCTGCAACGCTCGAACCGCCGGTAGCCGAATATGACTGCTCTTGATATCGTCCGCTGCAAGTCCAAGCGAATCTGCCATGTGAGCAAAGCTGTCTGCCCCTTCATTTTCAAGAGAGAGAAAGACACCACTGCGCAAACGGAAATACGGTTTCTTTTCCACAATGCTGCGCATCATTTCCTGAAGCTCCAGCTCGTCTACACCTTCCATCTCGAATGAGATCTCCAGCCAGTCCAACCCCTT from Paenibacillus sp. JNUCC-31 includes:
- a CDS encoding ABC transporter ATP-binding protein codes for the protein MSAEIVIDVKNISKVYKLYAKPADRLKEALHPMKKKYHNDYAALDNVSFQVRKKEIVGILGTNGSGKSTILKIITGLLNPTNGTVSVLGKISALLELGAGFNQELTGIENIYLNGSMMNLSKDEIDKKLQQILDFADIGEFVYQPVKTYSSGMFARLAFAVAINVEPDILIVDEALAVGDMFFQEKCYEKMKEMVQSGATILFVSHSLSAIRNFCSRAVWIEKGILREVGPADEICEKYKYFIEQKEAKEVVKAADVEEPTDVPADKARNKIFVKNFQINKNVMVTGEDIVFTIELGFRASGLKYGVGLIIYNEQGDIVTLFNTVRDDINLEQPYSVFKIKVENNDFLDGRYFISVHISDEMVMYPYDRNDYISEFRVLPKKNLRGLPVAEGFFRCKHEWEILE
- a CDS encoding ABC transporter permease, producing the protein MIKILTLFKEFYNSRGLVLRLAKNDFWVKYANSQLGILWAFVQPLMTILVYWFIFEIGFRVVPLDNIPYLLWLMCGLIPWFFFSEALGNSTNSLIEYSYLVKKVVFKVSILPSIKIISALFVHIFFMAFLLYVYFLYGYEPTIYIVQLLYYLFALCFLLLGLSYITASCVIFFRDLNQIVAIILQFGIWLSPILWQPSLFPAKYLTLLKLNPMYYIVEGYRDSLVGEVWFWQKPEMTLYFWCVSFIIFVVGALFYKKLKPHFADVL
- a CDS encoding DUF6056 family protein, producing the protein MCCLFWLFCWVLTFLHRSFSEWKKENVYFGILFMFVGCMSFFIMIASPIFLIRASYGERCYLN
- a CDS encoding O-antigen ligase family protein — encoded protein: MSNPVYGKQIKTSSKAVAGLASPLQWTLTIGLILFLLWSAFQVALFNGQTLQFEGPIYWAIAITTLLFTMWVAVYFKQIKLETQQDCLKIAVILLPLTYVLSLISAASEYLAVNMILIQCMYAMIFVMAMYLLQNNKINHIIQSSLIGIAYVIVGFGLLNWLGAFSFAGKLVGWFSAGVVNGVYNQAIWNDSNGPRLASVFQYPNTYAAFLIPFLFITIFSMIRSKKVYMQLLHGFMLVPIILSLLLTLSRTGLVMLPIVFVILLLLLKPAKQILWFIYCGVAGIGTIIVLNPINTAGLELQKQYSGSLAAKGWIYLIAASVVVTLLCWVIQRWVAPRLEGKLQSWSDRKGSSLWIPLGSVVLTVIVAVLLLGTSVRNILPDSISTRLENINFQQHSVLERITFYKDAMKLVADYPIIGAGGGAWTSLYEKYQNNPYISAQAHNFFMQYLVEVGIIGFVVFMAFILFVFYQYVRAYVVRSEEERESHFVYFILSMSILVLSILDFNMSYVFIGILVFLGLGGMAAAMDPKPMRRLKLSDSTARGIYSVIAGVAVIILLIVSVRFLQANHYAYKAKEVAQTSQDFQEIKAPLDKDLSIRSTHFDSLLMLSSLYQQGYEQTKDDQFYTASVQLLQRGLEAEPFNKSMVKQLISLYELKGEADQAYTLQKEYADNYAWDMSWYEQLISRSFDLGYQAVGQGDTAKKESYFASGLDAYQHVVDGIAHLKTLPEGQMQGEAFELTPTMILNSGKMKYMLNDAAGAAAILKGGIAEDLTDATNREIARWYLAVLAKEGQQDQAVYDKLIAVAPTEADEIKKISELNF
- a CDS encoding IS3 family transposase (programmed frameshift); translation: MSKKLFTTQEQAQLRTNPYVKNVSAKAITYTDAFKERFIQEYNQGKFPSEIFQEAGFAIDVLGATRIRKASNRWRAAFQEQGPAGLTDARKHASGRPLTRELSLEEKYARLEAKMKWLEAENEFLKKARSTRKADEKKEIQLSTWQKFELIQQMMRAYPLQRKVHVLCEIAGVSRSGYYRYRSENAQLHRQKQEQNDENVKAILLKAYRYRGRKKGARQIKMTLENQYGVTYNLKRIRRVMQKYNIVCPIRKANPARRMAKATQEHRTCPNTLKRAFKPGVAGQVLLTDITYLTYGKNKRAYLSTIKDAETNEILAYEVSASLGLDIAIDTLKQLKKHRHLTSDALIHSDQGFHYTNPKFQKLVKEMGLSQSMSRRGNCWDNAPQESFFGHFKDETNFKTCMTLEEVTQEVKSYMIYYNHYRGQWNLKKLPPARYRQQLEVA
- the galU gene encoding UTP--glucose-1-phosphate uridylyltransferase GalU, which produces MRIRKAIIPAAGLGTRFLPATKAMPKEMLPIVDKPTIQYIIEEAVASGIEDIIIVTGKGKRAIEDHFDYSFELEQNLAGKQKWDLLNEVRKPSEMADIHYIRQKEPKGLGHAIWCARKFIGDEPFAVLLGDDIVEAETPCLQQMIEVFDEYQSPIVGVQPVDWKEVSRYGIVDGEQILKTDERVFRSKRLVEKPKPEDAPSNLAIMGRYILTPDIFEILGQQSAGVGGEIQLTDALSRLNEQRRILAYHFDGLRHDVGEKLGFIETTIHYALQHDDLREDLLNYLKKVVSSN
- a CDS encoding DEAD/DEAH box helicase; translated protein: MNPSKPGSQTKTSPVSKSGRGSSSRVGTLVEEKEWERPNSISNNGSVMNVDSQSTSSAHAFVTEPLPSDSKLHDHSAVDRPFVHFAQAGRPSSAQGWGKSADKPSYRTADQILSMFARERSPLHANERKYTAPVLRSSPQEELQLQFICKLVQVHKGGAKLALELKVGHKRLYVVQKVKQFLSCIEKGEPMAFTKLFFYDPSMHYFSPQDQAILSMLIRMRQSEEAYRESISGYLGASDGRDILIAPLVWKPLLDLLLQADSRMEGTGFANGPLALGEGALPLFYRIAQGANEGYQLEISGLRELILLPAYDAAVVEGQLHILEPMQMRSLEDLSRALTSYGIKESIDISAQQVDEFVQHVVPELRTLGHLSIDSQVREQIAEPELAPKLYIDFYRERITARLEFDYSVMVINPLAEYLIDEEEKKVILVRDRHAERNLIDRLDRSFLERDGSVWASEREDAIYDVMYHLLPELEKQVDIYIPNAVKAMVQSYPTPPKVRADLGKGLDWLEISFEMEGVDELELQEMMRSIVEKKPYFRLRSGVFLSLENEGADSFAHMADSLGLAADDIKSSHIRLPAVRALQLPGRDEVSGHVKWGGSLKRFLDDLRDPERMDFALPDALAPVLRDYQASGYQWLRTLAFYRFGGILADDMGLGKTLQSIAYIAAELKEKPILNGGYDGVDVYGKNVLRAEGLSDAAYSGIDPVTGLPLNEAPLEGVGSLFTASGTLQDGLSIRSRAVHPPVLVVAPASLTYNWANEFARFAPHLRVLIAAGQKDERASMLEGMDDADVIVTSYPLLRRDLDTYLGRTFHTLILDEAQAIKNSSSQTAQAVKQIQAPRRFALTGTPVENSLDELWSIFEAIFPGLFPSYRRFRDLPPERIARMVRPFILRRLKKDVLEELPDRIETVQRSELTVEQKKLYAAYLTQLQDETSRDMEENGFQKNRIKILAGITRLRQLCCHPALFVEGYQGDSGKMEQLLETVQDCLAAGKRILIFSQFASMLNLIRQTLAAQGRDLFYLDGQTPAQSRVDMCHRFNEGEAELFLISLKAGGTGLNLTGADTVILYDLWWNPAVEEQAIGRAHRMGQKQVVQVIRLVTEGTIEEKILELQQRKKDLIAEVIEPGDGGSTTLSEQDIRELLMV